In Bacillota bacterium, the sequence AAGTCGCATTATAGGCACCGTATGGGAAAGCGAAATACGGGACCGAATGATCCAGTTTGGAAGTTAAGGTCTTTTGTGCCAAGCAACTATCCGAAAGCATTCTTGACTAGTACTCGCTTTTTGTTTCGGTCCTTTTTTCTCGTTCTTTGTAGATGCGTGAAATTGTTATAGGTACGTTTTCTCCTGGGTTCACTTTCAACTTTATACTGTGCATTCCTTATATTTCAGGTGGGTGATTTACGCTTGCGTGAGGGCATTCTTTCCCGGCTGAAAACCTTTTCCGGGCACCACCGGCGCTACCTTGCGGCGGTGCTCAGGGAGATCATTGCCTACTACGGTAGCTCTCTGCTGGGGTGCGCCATTTTCGGTTCCTACGCCCGGGGAGAGAATCGCCTGAATTCAGACCTGGACCTCTTGATCATCTTGGAAGAGGCCCCAAGCTTCAATTGAGCTTTTACGGAGCCGATGATTTCATTCCGACTGAGGAGTATGACCAGGAAGACGCCGAGATGGCCATCAGGGAGG encodes:
- a CDS encoding nucleotidyltransferase domain-containing protein, with product MREGILSRLKTFSGHHRRYLAAVLREIIAYYGSSLLGCAIFGSYARGENRLNSDLDLLIILEEAPSFN